Within the Pseudarthrobacter sp. W1I19 genome, the region GTAGAGATACGTCCGGTTTGAAGGCACCGGATTTGTGCTGATGCACAGCCTTTGGCCCTTTGCCCGACGTCTAGGGTGGGAGAAAACGTGTGATCAAACGCACCCGATGGTTACCCACTCCGGCGCGCGGGGCACAGCCTGCTGCCGGCCTTGATCCATCCATTACCCAGAGAACCAAAGGACGGCGCACCATGCCCGCTGACCAGCAATTAGCCAAGTCGCTCAAGCCGCGGCACCTGTCAATGATCGCAATAGCCGGCGTGATTGGCGCCGGTCTGTTCGTCGGCTCCGGTGCCGCCATTCAGCAGGCCGGCCCCGGAATCCTGTTGGCCTACATGGCCGCGGGTGTGGTGGTCATCCTGGTGATGCGCATGCTCGGCGAAATGGCCGCAGCGAACCCCGAGACGGGCTCGTTCTCCACCTACGCGGACAAGGCACTGGGCAGGTGGGCCGGCTTCAGCATCGGCTGGCTCTATGCGTGGTTCTGGATCATCGTGCTCGGCATCGAAGCCACTGCCGGCGCCGCGATCATGCACCGCTGGGTTCCCGGCATAGACCAATGGGTCTGGGCCCTGGTCCTGATGGTCCTGCTGACCCTGACCAACTTGGGCTCCGTGAAGTCGTACGGCGAATTCGAGTTCTGGTTCGCCTCCATCAAGGTCGCGGCCATTGTGCTGTTCCTGCTGTTCGGCGTGGCCGCCATCCTGGGGCTTGTGCCCGGCGTCCCGGCGCCCGGATTGAGCAACCTCATGGACAACGGCGGGTTCCTGCCCAACGGCCCTGGAGCGGTGCTGGCTGGCATCCTGGTGGTGGTCTTCTCCTTCTTCGGCGCCGAAATCGCCACCATCGCGGCCGGCGAATCCGAAAACCCCGTTGACGCGGTCAAGAAGGCCGTGAAGTCAACCGTCTGGCGCATCCTTGTTTTCTACATCGGGTCCATCGCCATCGTCGTCACCCTGCTGCCGTGGAACGATGCCAGCGTTGCCAAGAGCCCCTACGTGGCAGTGATCGAGCTCTTCGGAATCCCGGGCGCCGGAACCATCATGGACGTTGTGGTTCTTACTTCCGTGCTCTCCTGCCTCAACTCCGGCCTCTACACCGCCAGCCGCATGCTCTTCTCCCTCTCCCGGCGCGGCGACGCCCCCGCAGCGTGGACAAAAATATCCCGGCGCGGGGTGCCCGCAGCGGCAGTGCTCGCGTCTACGGTGGTGGGCTTCATCACTGTTGGCCTTAATTACATTGCTCCGGACACCGTGTTCCTGTTCCTGGTCAACACCTCCGGTGCCATCGCCCTGTTTGTGTGGCTTGTTATTGCCTCCTCCCAGCTGGTCCTGCGCAAGCGGATGGGAGCTTCCGCCAAGGACCTGGCGCTCAAGATGTGGCTGTTCCCGTACCTGACCTGGGTGGCGATTGTCAGCATCGTGGCCCTGCTGATCGGGATGGTCATCCTGGAGTCCACCCGCGAGTCCCTGTTCCTGTCGCTGGCCCTGGCCGGCGTGGTGGTGGGCATCGGAGTGTGGCGGTACCGAGGCCGTGGCACCGGGCCGGAAGCAGGCGACGACGACAGCCGTGACATTCCCGTGGGGGCCGAACCAACGGCTTGAGCGGCACACCCGGACGGCGGTTTTCCACATAGCAGGCTTTATGCTCCCGCCCGGGCAACCACGGGCATAGCCTTGGAGTCAAGCGCGAATCGCCTATCCGTTCCAAATGCACTAAGATATTGAAGTCTGTGCTGCGTCCTGCTTCCGTTCCTGGCGGCGGGGTATCGCACAGCATCGCAAATGAACCTCCTGTTACGGAAATGCCGTAACCGCTTAGCCCAAAGGAGGTGGGTTCACATATGCGTCCTTACGAATTGATGGTAATCATCGACCCCGAGGTCGAAGAGCGTACCGTTGAGCCGTCGCTTCAGAAGTTCCTGAACGTCATCACCAACGATGGTGGAACCATCGAAAAGGTTGACATCTGGGGCCGTCGCCGGCTGGCTTACGACATCAAGAAGAAGTCCGAAGGTATCTACGCCGTGGTGAACTTCACCGCCAAGCCGGAAACCGCCAAGGAACTTGACCGCCAGCTGTCTCTTAACGAGACCATCATGCGCACCAAGATCACCCGCCCCGAAGAGCAGAAGGTTGTTGCTGAGTAATTTCAGCACCGGTTTTCATTCTTTACCCCGCAGGAAACGCACTCTTCACCCAGGATCGAACAAGGAGGCAGTAGATGGCAGGCGAGACCACCATTACGGTCATCGGTAACCTCACCAATGACCCGGAATTGCGGTTCACACCGTCCGGTTCGGCAGTAGCGAACTTCACCATCGCTTCCACCCCCCGCACCTTTGATCGCCAGTCCAACGAGTGGAAGGACGGGGAAACCCTGTTCCTCCGCGCCGCTGTGTGGCGTGAAGCAGCCGAGAACGTCGCCGAGTCCCTCACCAAGGGCATGCGCGTGATCGTTACCGGCCGCCTGAAGAGCCGTTCCTACGAAACCAAAGAAGGCGAAAAGCGCACCGTTATCGAGCTTGAGGTCGATGAAATCGGCCCGAGCCTGCGCTACGCCAACGCCAAGGTCAACCGCACCCAGCGCTCCGGCGCCGGCGGGCAGGGTGGCTTTGGCGGCGGCAACAGCGGCGGCGGCTTCGGTGGAGGCAACTCTGGTGGAAACCAGGGTGGCAACACCGGCGGAGGCTGGGGCGGCGGCAACCAGCAGGCTGCACAGGACGATCCCTGGGCTACGCCCGGTGTCTCCAACGCAGGCGGCTGGGGCAACGGCCCCGATTCCGAACCTCCCTTCTAATAACCAATTAAGGTCCGACGCCGGGACTGCCGGAAGTGCCATATGGCACCAAGGTGACTGCCGCCGTAGGACCACCACCATCCCGTGGATCAATATCCACGGGCTCCCTAGAATAGGAGCTCCACGATGGCTAAGGCTGAACTCCGTAAGCCCAAACCAAAGTCCAACCCCTTGAAGGCCGCTGACATCACTGTCATCGACTACAAGGACGTAGCATTGCTGCGCAAGTTCATCTCCGACCGCGGAAAGATCCGCGCCCGTCGCGTCACTGGCGTCACGGTGCAGGAACAGCGCAAGATCGCACAGGCAATCAAGAACGCCCGCGAAGTTGCCCTGCTGCCTTACTCCGGCGCTGGCCGCGGCTAAGGAAGGGATTAACTAACATGGCAAAGCTCATTCTGACCCACGAAGTAACCGGTCTCGGTGCTGCTGGCGATGTTGTAGAGGTTAAGGACGGTTACGCACGTAACTTCCTGCTCCCCCGCAACTTCGCCCTGACCTGGTCGAAGGGTGGCGAGAAGCAGGTTGAGTCCATCAAGGCTGCCCGCGCCGCCCGCGAGCACGCTTCCCTGGAAGACGCTCAGAAGCAGGCTGCTGCACTCTCGGCCAAGCCGGTCAAGCTCGTTGTCAAGGCTGGCGAGACCGGACGCCTGTTCGGCACCGTCAAGCAGGGCGACGTTGCTGACGCTGTTGAGGCCGCAGGCCTTGGCCGCATCGACAAGCGCAAGGTTGAACTGCCGGCGCACATCAAGTCTGTTGGTTCCTACCAGGCCAACGTCCGTCTGCACGACGACGTTGCTGCTGTGATCGAACTCGACGTAGTGGCTGGTAAGTAGTTTCTAACTGCTGCATGGACCCCCGTGGCCGGATACCGGCGACGGGGGTCTTTTGCTTGTGCGGGCCACGCCGAGATGGCACTTGAGGGCAGTGTCGGCCCTCCGAATTGCCGTTAAGTGCCATCTCGCGCGAAGGTCAGGGGCTGCGCCGCCGCGGATGCTCCACGGATGCCAGGAACTC harbors:
- a CDS encoding single-stranded DNA-binding protein, yielding MAGETTITVIGNLTNDPELRFTPSGSAVANFTIASTPRTFDRQSNEWKDGETLFLRAAVWREAAENVAESLTKGMRVIVTGRLKSRSYETKEGEKRTVIELEVDEIGPSLRYANAKVNRTQRSGAGGQGGFGGGNSGGGFGGGNSGGNQGGNTGGGWGGGNQQAAQDDPWATPGVSNAGGWGNGPDSEPPF
- the rpsR gene encoding 30S ribosomal protein S18 encodes the protein MAKAELRKPKPKSNPLKAADITVIDYKDVALLRKFISDRGKIRARRVTGVTVQEQRKIAQAIKNAREVALLPYSGAGRG
- a CDS encoding amino acid permease; translated protein: MPADQQLAKSLKPRHLSMIAIAGVIGAGLFVGSGAAIQQAGPGILLAYMAAGVVVILVMRMLGEMAAANPETGSFSTYADKALGRWAGFSIGWLYAWFWIIVLGIEATAGAAIMHRWVPGIDQWVWALVLMVLLTLTNLGSVKSYGEFEFWFASIKVAAIVLFLLFGVAAILGLVPGVPAPGLSNLMDNGGFLPNGPGAVLAGILVVVFSFFGAEIATIAAGESENPVDAVKKAVKSTVWRILVFYIGSIAIVVTLLPWNDASVAKSPYVAVIELFGIPGAGTIMDVVVLTSVLSCLNSGLYTASRMLFSLSRRGDAPAAWTKISRRGVPAAAVLASTVVGFITVGLNYIAPDTVFLFLVNTSGAIALFVWLVIASSQLVLRKRMGASAKDLALKMWLFPYLTWVAIVSIVALLIGMVILESTRESLFLSLALAGVVVGIGVWRYRGRGTGPEAGDDDSRDIPVGAEPTA
- the rplI gene encoding 50S ribosomal protein L9, producing MAKLILTHEVTGLGAAGDVVEVKDGYARNFLLPRNFALTWSKGGEKQVESIKAARAAREHASLEDAQKQAAALSAKPVKLVVKAGETGRLFGTVKQGDVADAVEAAGLGRIDKRKVELPAHIKSVGSYQANVRLHDDVAAVIELDVVAGK
- the rpsF gene encoding 30S ribosomal protein S6; translated protein: MRPYELMVIIDPEVEERTVEPSLQKFLNVITNDGGTIEKVDIWGRRRLAYDIKKKSEGIYAVVNFTAKPETAKELDRQLSLNETIMRTKITRPEEQKVVAE